The genomic DNA AAAAGATGATCGCACAAGACAAGGGCAACCATGGCTTCCACCATTGGTACGGCGCGGGGCAAAACACAGGGATCGTGTCTTCCCTTTGCGGCAAGAACGGTTGCTTCGCCATCGCGGGTTGCAGTTTGTTGTTCTTTCCCAATTGTTGCTGTCGGTTTGAAAGCCACTCTTAGGATTATATTCTCTCCGTTGGAAATTCCGCCTTGGATACCACCGGAGCGATTGGTTTTTGTGCGAATGTCACCCTGATCATCGACGGTAAACTCATCATTATGTTCATGCCCTGTGAGGAGTGTTCCGGCAAATCCTGAACCAATTTCAAATCCCTTGCTTGCGGGGAGGGACATTGCCCCTTTGGCAAGGTCTGCTTCTAGTTTATCGAAAACTGGCATTCCTAAACCTTTTGGTACATTTCGGGCGACACATTCGACAACGCCACCAATAGAGTTTCGATCACGGCGAATCTCGTCAATGAGGTCAATCATTCGTTCGGCGGCGGCGGCATCGGGGCAACGGACAATGTTGCTCTCGACGGCTTCTAGGGTGACGGTGCTTGGGTCGATATTGGGGGCTTCGCAGTCTTTGATACGTTTAACGTAGCCGATGATTTCAACGCCAGAAAATTGTTGCAAAATCTTTTTGGCGATCGCCCCGGCAGCGACGCGGCCAATGGTTTCGCGAGCAGAGGAGCGCCCACCGCCTTCGTAGTTGCGGATACCGTATTTAGAATCGTAGGTAAAGTCGGCATGGGATGGCCGATATTTTTGCTTCATCTCGGAATAGTCTTTGGAACGCTGGTCTTTATTGCGCACCAAAATGGAGATGGGTGTACCGGTGGTTTTGCCGTCAAAGACTCCTGACATGATTTCGCAGCGGTCGGCTTCGTTGCGGGGAGTCGTAATTTTGCTTTGGCCGGGACGGCGGCGGTCTAATTCGTGTTGAATCTCTTCAGCGGAAATTTCTACGAGGGGAGGACAGCCGTCAATAATGACGCCAACGCCGCCTCCATGGGATTCTCCGTAGGTTGTGATGCGAAATAAATGGCCGAAACTATTGCCCATAATGCGGTTGCTGTTGACGAATCAGTTTTGCATTGTAACTTAATTTCTTCAGGCAAAAGGGCGATCGCCCCACAGTGACATTGTTCGTATTGTTACTACGGTGTCATGGTCGTTAAAATTGTCCATAGGGGAGGAAGGAGGAGGTGACGATAAGGTAACGACTATTTATTGTGCCAGCTGTGGCCATGGTGTTTATGAAATCTTTTTCTAATAAATTTTGGGGCACGGCGATCGCCATAACGTCAGTTTTTGCAGGACAGACTCCCGGCGTGGTTAGGGCTGAGTCCCCCCAAAGTGGCACGATTACGAACTTAACAATGGGCGATCGCGCTTGTTATGTCACCCTAAGAAATGAGGCCGGGGACACCACTACAGAATTTGCCGCCTTTAATATTTGTGAACAGAATTTAATCGGGAAAAAAGTACAGCTCACCTATGAAGCAGGAAATATCATTGCAGAGAGTTGTTATGGTGATCTCGATTGTGGCATCAGTGAAACAGTGATGCTCATTACCGCGGTTAAGGTGATGGCTGGGGGGCAAAAAGCTGATGGCTATCCGCCATTTCTCAACAAAACCGAAATTGCGCAACTTGAGACGGATCGAGAAGCAGGCCGAAATGGTTGGTTTGGCCTAGCGGGGTTAAATAAAGTCGACCACCCACCCCAACTGGCCCCTGAACTTCTTGCTTTTCGTCAGTATTGGAAAACAAAAGATCCGGCGATCGCCCCATTTTTAGGTCTATGGCATAACGATGAATCTACCAACAATCGTCATTATGTGAGTATTTTTCCTTCCCTCGAAGCCAATCATGTTTGTGTCCTTGAGTTTAAGCCTGAGTGGAGCATCAAACTTAGTGACAACAATAATGATGTCTCGAAGGATGTGATTAGCCCAGGGATTTTTTCCTTCTCGCGGGCAAAAGTTGGCTCCGCCCAGCTCCGTAGTGCTGAATTTCGAGCCCATGAATTGGCGATCGCCCGGACAGCATTTGGCGTTTCAGCCGATTACCCCGTGGAGCTTTTGCCATTGGTCAACGAACAAAATGAAACCATGGTTCTAGCCGCAGCCACCGTGCCACAATTACCACCTGATCTTCCTGATAGCCAAGCACAATATATGACATCCCAACTTCTAGCAAACAGCTGTGTTATGTCGTCCCAATAAACCACAAAACAAGATTAATTTGATTTTTTGTCCCAGATTATGCCTTAAGGGCTGAGCGTAAATCACCAGATTGTTGAGCCAATAAATCTTCCGCTTCCGCTGCATCAATCTGATTCCAATACATTAACAAAGCCGTCTTCACTTTACGTTTAGACTTATCAAGTAAAGTCTCCGCTTCTGCCCTAGGTAAATCAGTTAAATCCTGAAGAATACGCAGGGCACGATCATAAAGTTTGTCATTAGTAACGGCAACATCAATCATACGATTACCATAAACTTTTCCAAGTTTTACCATGACACTAGTCGATAAAATATTAAGTGCCATTTTCGTGACTGTACCCGCTTTTAAACGTGTGGATCCCGCTAAAATTTCTGGCCCCGTTAATAGGCGAATATTCACATCCACATCACAGGGCACTTGGTCAATGGGCACACAGCTGATAAAAATTGTTTTTGTGCCCATTTCGTTGGCTGCGGCTAATGCCCCTCGTACATAGGGCGTTGTACCTCCGGCAGTAATCCCGACGAGGACATCCTTCTCGGTAATGCCGTAGTCAATGACGGCCTGTGCTCCGTCTTCTGGGCGATCTTCAAGGCTCTCTGAACTTTTGACAAGGGCATCTTTGCCGCCCGCGAGAATCCCCTGTACTAGCTCTGGCGGTGTACAAAATGTGGGGGGACATTCTGCTGCATCAAGCACTCCTAAACGCCCACTTGTTCCTGCGCCAATATAGAAGAGTCGGCCATTATTGTTTAGTGCAGCACTTGTGATTTCGATGGCTTCAGCAAGCTCTATCCGGGCGGCGGCGATCGCCTCAATCGTTTTTTGATCTTCAGCATTAAATAAATCCACCAATGCCACAGCCGTCATTTGATCGAGATTTTGACTATTGGGGTTAATTTGTTCTGTCAAAAGATGACCACGACTTTGATTTGCTTGCACGACTTTGCGCCTCGATTTTTCTTTAGATATCTTACAAATTCAAATGTCTCATAAACAATACTTTGAAGCAATAATTTTAAAAGCATTCCAAGGATTTTCGCTTTTTACTCAGTCATATATCGACAAAAAATAA from [Limnothrix rosea] IAM M-220 includes the following:
- the aroC gene encoding chorismate synthase, whose amino-acid sequence is MGNSFGHLFRITTYGESHGGGVGVIIDGCPPLVEISAEEIQHELDRRRPGQSKITTPRNEADRCEIMSGVFDGKTTGTPISILVRNKDQRSKDYSEMKQKYRPSHADFTYDSKYGIRNYEGGGRSSARETIGRVAAGAIAKKILQQFSGVEIIGYVKRIKDCEAPNIDPSTVTLEAVESNIVRCPDAAAAERMIDLIDEIRRDRNSIGGVVECVARNVPKGLGMPVFDKLEADLAKGAMSLPASKGFEIGSGFAGTLLTGHEHNDEFTVDDQGDIRTKTNRSGGIQGGISNGENIILRVAFKPTATIGKEQQTATRDGEATVLAAKGRHDPCVLPRAVPMVEAMVALVLCDHLLRHQGQCKTLSI
- the murQ gene encoding N-acetylmuramic acid 6-phosphate etherase; protein product: MQANQSRGHLLTEQINPNSQNLDQMTAVALVDLFNAEDQKTIEAIAAARIELAEAIEITSAALNNNGRLFYIGAGTSGRLGVLDAAECPPTFCTPPELVQGILAGGKDALVKSSESLEDRPEDGAQAVIDYGITEKDVLVGITAGGTTPYVRGALAAANEMGTKTIFISCVPIDQVPCDVDVNIRLLTGPEILAGSTRLKAGTVTKMALNILSTSVMVKLGKVYGNRMIDVAVTNDKLYDRALRILQDLTDLPRAEAETLLDKSKRKVKTALLMYWNQIDAAEAEDLLAQQSGDLRSALKA